One Lysobacter enzymogenes DNA segment encodes these proteins:
- a CDS encoding ABC transporter ATP-binding protein yields the protein MAVSDLAAPIMADELAQNDERAQTGRSPDPARPITLDVRGLGKRVSLPSGELTILDGVGFSIAKGDTVAIVGASGSGKSTLLSLLAGLDSPSAGSVELDGETISALDEDGRARVRGEKVGFVFQSFQLLPSLTALENVMLPLELRGDRDAQAPARAILDKVGLGQRLDHYPRQLSGGEQQRVALARAFVTRPSLLFADEPTGNLDTHTGQAIVELLFQLNADAGTTLILVTHDDHLAARCHRCIRLDSGRLVQA from the coding sequence ATGGCAGTTTCCGACCTAGCCGCACCGATCATGGCCGATGAGCTCGCGCAAAACGATGAACGAGCGCAGACCGGGCGCTCGCCCGATCCCGCGCGCCCGATCACCCTGGACGTGCGCGGGCTCGGCAAGCGCGTGAGCCTGCCGTCGGGCGAGCTCACCATCCTCGATGGGGTCGGTTTTTCCATCGCCAAGGGCGACACGGTCGCCATCGTCGGCGCGTCCGGCTCGGGCAAGAGCACCTTGCTGTCGCTGCTCGCCGGCCTGGATTCGCCCAGCGCCGGCAGCGTCGAACTCGACGGCGAGACCATTTCCGCGCTCGACGAGGACGGCCGCGCGCGCGTGCGCGGCGAGAAGGTCGGCTTCGTGTTCCAGAGCTTCCAGCTGCTGCCGTCGCTGACCGCGCTGGAGAACGTGATGCTGCCGCTGGAGCTGCGCGGCGACCGCGACGCGCAGGCGCCGGCGCGCGCGATCCTGGACAAGGTCGGCCTCGGCCAGCGCCTGGACCACTATCCGCGCCAGCTCTCCGGCGGCGAACAGCAGCGCGTGGCGCTGGCGCGCGCGTTCGTGACCCGGCCGTCGTTGTTGTTCGCCGACGAGCCCACCGGCAACCTCGACACCCACACCGGGCAGGCGATCGTCGAATTGTTGTTCCAGCTCAACGCCGATGCCGGCACCACCCTGATCCTGGTGACCCACGACGATCATCTGGCCGCGCGCTGCCATCGCTGCATCCGCCTGGACAGCGGCCGCTTGGTGCAGGCCTGA
- a CDS encoding D-amino acid dehydrogenase translates to MKVLILGSGVIGTAAAYYLAKAGHEVEVVDRRRAPAMETSYANAGEVSPGYSAPWAGPGVPLKAIKWLAMRHRPLVIRPALDPALWRWCLAMLRNCTHARYRINKGRMVRLAEYSRDCLRELRADTGIEYDARQLGTLQLFRSQRQLDDAGKDIAILRESGVAYELLDRDGCAAHEPALARVRDKFAGGLRLPGDETGDCFKFSQNLAAMAQAAGARFRFDTELLGVEAEGGRWRRAHTDAGTLEADACVLALGSHSPRWLAPLGLRIPVYPVKGYSLTLPIVDAARAPESTVMDETHKVAVTRLGDRIRVGGTAELAGYDLRLHEARRRTLAHVVGDLFPGGGDDARAEFWCGLRPMTPDGTPLLGATAVRGLYLATGHGTLGWTMAAGTGRVLADLISGRAPQIDLDGLGIERYAR, encoded by the coding sequence ATCAAAGTCCTGATCCTCGGCAGCGGCGTGATCGGCACCGCCGCGGCCTATTACCTGGCGAAGGCCGGCCACGAGGTCGAAGTGGTCGATCGGCGGCGCGCGCCGGCGATGGAGACCAGCTACGCCAACGCCGGCGAGGTCTCGCCGGGCTATTCGGCGCCGTGGGCGGGGCCGGGCGTGCCGCTGAAGGCGATCAAGTGGCTGGCGATGCGCCATCGCCCGCTGGTGATCCGGCCGGCGCTGGACCCGGCGCTGTGGCGTTGGTGCCTGGCGATGCTGCGCAACTGCACCCACGCGCGCTATCGGATCAACAAGGGCCGGATGGTGCGCCTGGCCGAATACAGCCGCGATTGCCTGCGCGAACTGCGCGCCGACACCGGCATCGAATACGACGCGCGCCAACTCGGCACGCTGCAGTTGTTCCGCAGCCAGCGCCAGCTCGACGACGCCGGCAAGGACATCGCGATCCTGCGCGAGTCCGGCGTGGCCTACGAACTGCTCGACCGCGACGGCTGCGCCGCGCACGAGCCGGCGCTGGCGCGGGTGCGCGACAAGTTCGCCGGCGGACTGCGCCTGCCCGGCGACGAGACCGGCGACTGCTTCAAGTTCAGCCAGAACCTCGCCGCGATGGCGCAGGCGGCGGGCGCGCGTTTCCGTTTCGACACCGAGCTGCTCGGCGTGGAAGCCGAAGGCGGGCGCTGGCGCCGCGCGCACACCGATGCCGGCACGCTGGAAGCCGACGCCTGCGTGCTCGCGCTCGGCAGCCATTCGCCGCGTTGGCTGGCGCCGCTGGGGCTGCGCATCCCGGTCTATCCGGTGAAAGGCTATTCGCTGACCCTGCCCATCGTCGACGCCGCCCGCGCGCCGGAGTCGACAGTGATGGACGAGACCCACAAGGTCGCGGTGACCCGCCTGGGCGACCGCATCCGCGTCGGCGGCACCGCCGAGCTGGCCGGCTACGACCTGCGCCTGCACGAGGCGCGGCGCCGCACCCTGGCGCACGTGGTCGGCGATCTGTTCCCGGGTGGCGGCGACGACGCGCGCGCCGAATTCTGGTGCGGGCTGCGGCCGATGACGCCCGACGGCACGCCGCTGCTCGGCGCCACCGCGGTGCGCGGGCTGTACCTGGCGACCGGCCACGGCACCCTGGGCTGGACCATGGCGGCCGGCACCGGACGGGTGCTGGCCGACCTGATCTCGGGCCGCGCGCCGCAGATCGATCTGGACGGGTTGGGGATCGAACGCTACGCGCGCTGA
- a CDS encoding arylesterase, which translates to MSPALPAAALFAAALLAAALLAAAPAAAQPASAAKPAPAAPAAKAQRTVLFMGDSLSAGYGLAAPQGWVALTAQRIAQAKPGWRVVNASISGETTAGGAARIAGELQRNRPAVVVIELGSNDGLRGLPLAQSRANLERMIQAAQAAKAQVLLIGMRMPPNLGREYTEGFERNYRELAQKHSAPLLPFLLEPVAADRNNFQNDNLHPTAAAQPALRDHVWTKLGPMLK; encoded by the coding sequence ATGAGTCCTGCCCTGCCGGCGGCGGCCCTGTTCGCGGCCGCCTTGCTCGCCGCCGCCCTGCTCGCCGCCGCGCCGGCGGCCGCGCAGCCCGCCTCGGCCGCCAAGCCCGCGCCCGCGGCGCCCGCGGCCAAGGCCCAGCGCACGGTGCTGTTCATGGGCGACTCGCTGTCCGCCGGCTACGGCCTGGCCGCGCCGCAGGGCTGGGTGGCGCTGACCGCGCAGCGCATCGCCCAGGCCAAGCCGGGCTGGCGCGTGGTCAACGCCAGCATCAGCGGCGAAACCACCGCCGGCGGCGCCGCGCGCATCGCCGGTGAACTGCAGCGCAACCGGCCCGCGGTGGTGGTGATCGAGCTGGGCTCCAACGACGGCCTGCGCGGCCTGCCGCTGGCGCAGAGCCGGGCCAACCTGGAACGCATGATCCAGGCCGCGCAGGCGGCCAAGGCGCAGGTACTGCTGATCGGCATGCGCATGCCGCCGAACCTGGGCCGCGAGTACACCGAGGGCTTCGAACGCAATTACCGCGAACTGGCGCAGAAGCACTCGGCGCCGCTGCTGCCGTTCCTGCTCGAACCGGTTGCGGCCGACCGCAACAACTTCCAGAACGACAACCTGCATCCGACCGCGGCGGCGCAGCCGGCGCTGCGCGATCACGTGTGGACCAAGCTGGGGCCGATGTTGAAGTGA